A single region of the Gilliamella apis genome encodes:
- a CDS encoding iron ABC transporter ATP-binding protein produces MIEIDNISKKYQTIPVLKNVKATIPQGGITAIIGPNGAGKSTLLSIISRLLLADEGQVKIQNMDVVNTPSDKLATYLSVLRQENRFTSRLTVFELVGFGRYPYSKGRLNKDDLVHINRALEFLNLTEYKDRFLDELSGGQRQRAYVAMVLCQDTEYVLLDEPLNNLDMKHAVAMMKQLRRAADELGKTIVIVIHDINFASVYSDYILAMKDGQLVYQGSPKQIMDSTILEEIFDTPVKIENIHNQNIAIYY; encoded by the coding sequence GTGATAGAAATTGATAATATTAGTAAAAAGTATCAAACCATACCTGTATTAAAAAATGTGAAAGCAACCATACCTCAAGGTGGTATTACGGCGATCATTGGTCCAAATGGTGCAGGCAAATCAACCTTATTATCAATTATTAGCCGTCTATTACTTGCCGATGAGGGACAAGTAAAAATTCAGAATATGGATGTGGTTAATACGCCTAGTGATAAACTTGCGACCTATTTATCTGTGTTAAGACAAGAGAACCGTTTTACCAGTCGATTGACTGTGTTTGAATTGGTTGGATTTGGCCGTTATCCTTATTCAAAAGGCCGATTAAATAAAGATGATTTAGTCCATATTAATCGTGCCCTAGAATTTTTAAATCTAACTGAATATAAAGATAGATTTTTAGATGAACTGTCAGGCGGGCAACGGCAGCGTGCTTATGTGGCAATGGTACTTTGCCAGGATACTGAATATGTATTACTGGATGAACCATTAAATAACCTTGATATGAAACATGCGGTTGCTATGATGAAACAGCTAAGACGAGCAGCTGATGAACTGGGGAAAACCATTGTGATTGTTATTCATGACATTAACTTTGCTTCAGTCTATTCCGATTATATTTTAGCGATGAAAGATGGCCAACTGGTTTATCAAGGTAGCCCTAAACAAATTATGGATTCAACGATATTAGAGGAAATTTTTGATACACCAGTCAAAATAGAAAATATTCATAATCAAAATATTGCTATTTATTATTAG
- the cra gene encoding catabolite repressor/activator, producing the protein MKLEQIALLAGVSRTTASYVVNGKAKQYRVSDKTIAKVMAVVNEYNYQPNAVAAGLRAGKTRTIGIIIPDFENISYTRIASYLEQLVKKEGYQLLLSCSEDDPKIEKECVRHLKQRRVDALVISSSFVAESDYAFYDGWRNSDIPLFALDRTLSVSEFRNVVGADKEDSKMLAEAFDQLVNGTVVYIGALPNLSVSQQRMEGFKEIALNSSNKVDFLCANNYSRRDAEATFSQWLEYNDLPDGIFSTSFSLLQGTIDAILKKFDHLPENLTIATFGDNELLNFLPCKMIALSQDHKAISEVTIKLLFDSLHNKNYQPGTTVIPRRLIYRGSLSRKSIAKKSI; encoded by the coding sequence ATGAAATTAGAGCAGATTGCATTGTTAGCTGGCGTATCGAGAACCACAGCGAGTTATGTGGTTAATGGTAAAGCCAAACAATATCGGGTTAGTGATAAAACCATTGCAAAGGTGATGGCGGTGGTAAATGAATACAATTATCAACCCAACGCAGTAGCTGCCGGATTAAGAGCGGGTAAAACTCGCACTATTGGTATCATTATTCCTGATTTCGAAAATATCAGTTATACCCGAATTGCTAGTTATTTAGAGCAATTAGTAAAAAAAGAAGGTTATCAATTACTCCTCTCTTGTTCTGAAGATGATCCGAAAATTGAAAAAGAGTGTGTTCGGCATTTAAAACAGCGACGAGTGGATGCGTTGGTGATCTCTTCGTCATTTGTTGCTGAATCAGATTATGCATTTTATGATGGTTGGCGAAATAGTGATATCCCTCTGTTCGCATTAGATAGAACATTATCTGTATCAGAGTTTAGGAATGTTGTTGGTGCGGATAAAGAAGATTCAAAAATGCTAGCTGAAGCATTTGATCAGTTAGTCAATGGCACAGTAGTTTATATTGGTGCCTTACCCAATCTATCCGTTAGCCAGCAACGTATGGAAGGCTTTAAGGAAATTGCATTAAATAGTAGCAATAAAGTTGATTTTTTATGTGCAAATAATTATAGTCGTCGCGACGCTGAGGCTACCTTTAGTCAATGGTTAGAATATAATGATTTACCAGATGGTATTTTTTCTACTTCTTTTTCTTTGTTACAAGGCACAATTGATGCAATTTTGAAAAAGTTTGATCATCTGCCAGAAAATCTAACTATAGCCACTTTTGGTGATAATGAGTTACTTAATTTTTTACCTTGCAAAATGATTGCGTTATCACAAGATCATAAAGCGATATCAGAAGTAACCATTAAACTATTATTTGATAGTTTACATAATAAAAACTATCAGCCAGGAACTACAGTTATTCCTCGACGCTTAATTTATCGAGGTAGCCTGAGTCGAAAAAGTATTGCTAAAAAGTCAATTTAA
- the fruB gene encoding fused PTS fructose transporter subunit IIA/HPr protein yields the protein MFHLVKEDIHLNEQATNKTEAIKKIAAALTSAGFVGEGYVDGMLEREGQAATYLGIGIAIPHGTPKTRHLVKKTGVQVFCFPEGVEWGDDGEKAYLAIGIAASSDEHLELLRQLTHVLGADGVEERIKNIQSADEALAILTGKESLEDSQFVINESTLLLNIQADSLATLQALNASRLKQQNAVNASFITNVLDNTPNYLGDGVWLNDSREGNLKNAIAISRTVSELNQDGKPVKLLITISAVDDNVTAIVNNIATLAYNQKLNLLIAANSDDFSNILLSGSQSVSSQRAETQSTTSSASSESVGSNGELSREFVIPNENGLHTRPSSVLVKLVKEFNSKVTVANIDGKNEPVSATSLMKIVALGAKKGSRLRFTAVGDDAEQVLDAIGKAIESGLGEGV from the coding sequence ATGTTTCATTTAGTTAAAGAAGATATTCATTTAAATGAACAAGCAACCAATAAAACGGAAGCAATTAAGAAAATTGCAGCTGCATTAACTAGTGCCGGCTTTGTCGGTGAAGGATATGTTGATGGTATGCTTGAGCGTGAAGGTCAGGCGGCAACTTATTTAGGTATTGGTATTGCTATACCTCATGGTACGCCTAAAACTCGTCACTTAGTTAAAAAAACGGGTGTTCAAGTTTTCTGTTTCCCTGAAGGTGTAGAATGGGGAGATGATGGTGAAAAAGCCTATCTTGCCATCGGTATTGCGGCAAGTTCTGATGAACACTTAGAATTACTTCGTCAATTAACTCACGTACTTGGTGCTGATGGTGTTGAAGAAAGAATCAAGAATATTCAATCAGCCGATGAAGCTCTCGCTATTTTAACTGGTAAAGAGAGTTTAGAAGATAGTCAATTTGTTATTAATGAATCTACATTATTATTAAATATTCAAGCTGACAGTTTGGCTACTTTACAAGCTTTAAATGCATCACGATTAAAACAACAAAATGCTGTTAATGCTAGCTTTATTACTAACGTCCTTGATAATACACCGAATTATTTGGGTGACGGCGTATGGTTAAATGACAGCCGTGAAGGTAATTTAAAAAATGCAATTGCGATTAGTCGTACAGTAAGTGAGCTAAATCAAGACGGTAAGCCAGTTAAACTTCTAATCACTATTTCAGCGGTTGATGATAATGTTACAGCTATTGTAAATAACATTGCTACCTTAGCTTACAATCAAAAATTAAACTTACTAATCGCTGCAAATAGCGATGATTTCAGCAATATTTTATTATCAGGTTCGCAGTCAGTTTCATCTCAACGAGCAGAAACTCAATCTACAACATCAAGTGCTTCGTCAGAAAGTGTTGGATCTAATGGTGAGCTAAGCAGAGAATTTGTCATTCCTAATGAAAATGGATTGCATACTCGCCCTTCATCGGTGCTAGTTAAATTAGTAAAAGAATTTAATAGCAAAGTCACCGTTGCCAATATCGATGGTAAAAATGAACCTGTAAGTGCTACCAGTTTAATGAAAATTGTGGCATTAGGTGCTAAAAAAGGCAGTCGATTACGCTTTACTGCTGTAGGTGATGATGCAGAGCAAGTATTAGATGCAATAGGTAAAGCTATTGAAAGTGGCTTAGGTGAGGGTGTTTAA
- the fruK gene encoding 1-phosphofructokinase, translating into MTYRVATITLNPAYDLLGFCPKVELGDVNLVQTNALLPAGKGINVAKVLSDLGIKLTVGGFLGKENRDGFNLLFESLNVTDKFQTVEGRTRINVKLTEENSEVTDLNFSGFTISEQDWQTFVTTSLEWLKEIDMVAISGSLPAGVSLEKFTEWMKQVKAICPKVVFDSSRDALDAGLKANPWLIKPNDKELEMWVGRKLTTLSEIKTAAMELIDGGVENVVISLGSKGALWVTKHEAWLAKPPKCKVVSTVGAGDSMVGGLMYGLLTNQSIKDTLVFASSVAALSVEQAGVGVSDRQAVTNMSERIEIIAG; encoded by the coding sequence ATGACTTATCGTGTTGCGACTATTACCTTAAATCCTGCTTATGATCTATTAGGTTTTTGCCCTAAAGTTGAGTTAGGTGATGTTAATTTAGTGCAAACTAATGCTTTACTGCCAGCAGGTAAAGGTATCAATGTTGCTAAAGTTTTATCTGACTTAGGTATTAAATTAACCGTTGGTGGTTTTTTAGGTAAAGAAAATCGAGATGGTTTTAATTTACTGTTTGAATCATTAAATGTTACTGATAAATTCCAAACAGTCGAAGGCCGTACTCGTATTAATGTTAAATTAACCGAAGAAAACAGTGAAGTTACTGATCTTAATTTTTCTGGTTTTACTATTAGCGAGCAAGATTGGCAAACATTTGTGACTACTTCATTGGAATGGTTGAAAGAGATTGATATGGTTGCCATTAGTGGCAGTTTACCTGCAGGCGTATCTCTTGAAAAATTTACTGAGTGGATGAAACAAGTAAAAGCAATTTGTCCTAAAGTTGTGTTTGACAGTAGCCGTGATGCTTTAGATGCTGGGCTTAAAGCTAATCCATGGTTAATTAAACCGAATGATAAAGAACTCGAAATGTGGGTTGGTAGAAAACTAACTACATTATCAGAAATCAAAACTGCTGCTATGGAGCTTATCGATGGTGGCGTAGAAAACGTAGTAATTTCACTAGGAAGTAAAGGTGCTTTATGGGTTACTAAACATGAAGCATGGTTAGCCAAGCCGCCTAAATGTAAGGTGGTTAGCACGGTTGGTGCTGGTGATTCAATGGTCGGTGGTTTAATGTATGGTTTACTAACTAACCAATCAATTAAAGACACCTTAGTATTTGCATCAAGTGTTGCCGCTTTATCAGTTGAACAAGCCGGTGTTGGGGTATCAGACCGTCAAGCGGTTACCAACATGTCGGAAAGAATTGAAATAATTGCGGGATAG